AAAGACCAGAACCCATAACACCAAGTTAGCAGTCGCTTTTACTACTATAATATTTTTCATATTTATTAACTCAATTGCTCCAGAAAATTTCTTTTTAAATTTCAATAATATTAGAACTCAAGATATTTCTCAAGATATTGAAATCAAAGGAAGTTTAATTAATGATAAATCTCATAAATTCAGTAATTCAATTTCAAAAAATAATGCAATAAATCTATTCAAAAATAAAACTGTTTTTTCTAATTACAACTCAAATAAGTTTACAACTAATACTCATGATGTTTCGAAAATCTATAAATATAAAACTAATAACAAATCAATTGTAAATGTTAGTAAGAAAATTGCAGATAATGTAATTTTAAAATCTGAATTTGATAATTTTAACAATGTTAATTTTAATGATGATAGAAGTAATTTAAATTCAAACAATTCGAATTCTGGAATAATTGCTAATAATGTTTTAAATGAAAATGTTAATATAACCGATTATATTATTCAAAATAAAGAAGAAATTATTTCTTTACTTAATATAAATCGTGACAATGATAATTCTGTTAACTTACTTAATCAAAATTTAATTAAAGATATCAAACATATTTCATTCGGTGTGAATTTTACACCAGATGAAAATAATAATTTAAATTCTTATTATGTTTCACTAAATGTTTCAGAATCTGACAGACTTGGAATAGAAGTTGGAGGAATCAATGCAAATATACCTTCAAGCAACTTATCTAACAATAAAATTGGAGGTTATAGCAAGAAATCTATAAAAACATTTTCAGGAGATGAAGATCAATATTCAAATAACGATAAAGTACTTTTAAATGAGGTATCTTTTGACAATATGATTGCTCCAATACTTAAAAGTAATTCAAGTATCAAAACATCACAACAAACTTATGGTGCAATTTTTTATGATAGAAAATTTAATTTGCTAAGTTTTGTTGATGGTTGTTCTAGAATTGCAATAGGTGGAACTGATAATGCAATGATCGGTAATATTAGACTTTATTTAGCAGCTAATATCTCTAAAAATTTCACTATTACAATTGGATCTTTTGGTACATTTGCTCATAGTTTTAGCAAAAATAATATTACTCCAAATAGTTCAAAAGGAATTTATGGCGGAATTGAAACTGGATTCTAAAAGAATTGCAAATTAAGCAATTTTAAAAGCCAATCAAAAAAACTTTTGGCTTTTTTTATTTTTTAGCAAACTTTAAAAATTCCTCTTTAGTCATTGAATTTAAAATGTCATTTTTAGTTAACCATCCCTTTCTACCCATAGTAATTCCATACCTCAAAACATCATAACCTTTAATAGAATGAGCATCAGTATTTATTGCAATTTTAACTCCTTTTTTTCTAGCATATTTAATCATTCGCCAGTTCATATCTAATCTATATGGACTTGCATTTAGTTCGATTGATTTATTGTTTTTGGCAGCAGTATCAATTACAGTTTGAAAATCTATATCATAACCTTTTCTAGACAAAATTAAACGACCAGTAGGGTGCCCTAATATAGTTACATACTTATTTTCTAATGCATTGCAAAGCCTGTCAGTTTGTGCTTCTTTACTTAAATTAAAAATACTATGAATTGAGCCAACAACTGAATCTAAGCTAGCTAATACATCATCATCAAAGTCCATTCTACCTTCACTTAGTATATCACACTCAATACCTTTTAGCATTTTAAAAACTGATGGATCATATCTTTTATTGATTTCGTCAATTGCTTTAGATTGTTCTAATAATCTTTTTTCATTTAAACCATTTGCATAAAAAGCTGCTTTTGAATGGTCGCATAATAAAATATATTTCCAATTATTTTTAACACAATGGTTTGCAATTTCATCTAAACTGTTTTCACCATCACTCCAGTTGGAATGAACATGAAACATTCCTTGAATATCATCAAGAGTAATAAATTTTTCTGGGATTTTATTATCTATAGCAAATCTAACTTCTTCAATTCCTTCTCTTAATTCTGGAATGATAAATTGCATTTTTGCTTTAGAGAAAATCTCTTCTTCAGAATTAATTTTTATCAATAAATTATCTTGATAAATACCATCATCCTTTAAGTCAAAGCCATGATCTTTCAAAGGAATTGAAATCATGAAATAATAATCGCTTGCTCCGGTATAACCATGAAGTACCCCATAAAAATTACCTTTTTCAGCAAATCGAATTTTAACTTTAACATCATTATCTAAAATAAAATGTGAGCTGTTCAAATTAGATTGAACATCCGTAACATTTTCTAATTTAGATAAATTCTCAATAAAATTGCTTATGTTTTCACATTCAATTACAAATATTAAAGAATCAACTTCTTCAGCTCCACGCCTTACTGATCCAGCTATTGAGCATTGAATAACACCTTGAATTTTCAAGAAATTTTCTAAAAGTAACTCACTTATTACTGTAGCAGCATCCAACCTTAATTTTCCTGAATTATTCTTCAAATCATTCAAACCTTCAAGAATTTTATTTTGGGATTTTATTCCAAATCCTTTTAAAGTTGAGATTCTATTTTCCATACAAGCATATTCTAATTCACCAATTGATTCAATTTGGAGTTCATTCCACAAAGTTTTAACTTTTTTAGCTCCTAAACCTCGAATCTTTAAAATATCTAATATACCCGACGGAGTTTTTTTTAAAAGATTATTTAATTGAACAGATTCTCCACTAATTACAATATCAGCAATCTCACCAGCAATGCTTTTACCAATGCCAGGTATTAAAAGGAGGGTTGCATTTTCTACTGCTTGTTGTATGTCAATTTGAGTCATAGATAAAGCCCTTGAAGCTCTATTATATGCTGTTGCTTTAAATTCATTCTCACCATGAAGAATTAATAAAGTTTCCATTTCTGAAAGTATATCTGATAACTCTCTTGAAGTCATAATTGTTTTGTAATTTGAGAAACAAAATTAAAGAAACTAAAAAATATCTTGAACATTAAATTTATCTAAGTAAATTAAGAATTGAATAAAATTGATTTTGTTTTTAATATTTCATTTTAAATATTAGGTTCTAAGAAGAAATTCAGTAAATTGATTGAGCTTCTATTCGATTAAAATCACTTAGTTTTGTAGTTGCAAATTCAAACAAAAAACAAGTATTATGGAATTATATAACCTTTCAATAATTAATAAAAAGAGTAAAAAAGTATATATAGAAACCTACGGTTGCCAGATGAATGAATCAGATTCTGAAATTGTACTTTCTGTAATGGGTAAGGATGGATTTGAAAAAACTAATGAAATTGATTTAGCAGATGTAATACTGATTAACACTTGTGCAATTCGAGATAACGCAGAACAAAGAATTCATGGTCGATTAAAAAATATCAAATTCTATAAAAAACAGAATCCTAAACTAGTAGTTGGTGTACTTGGGTGTATGGCAGAACGAATGAGGAGAGATTTGTTGGAAGTTGAAGACGTTGTTGATATTGTTATTGGTCCTGATGAATATAGGGCTCTCCCAGATTTAGTAAATGAAGCATTTAATGGACAGAAAGGAATTGCTGTAAAGTTATCGCGAGTTGAAACGTATGATGATATCACACCAGTTAGAACCGAAGGGATATCAGGGTGGATTTCTATTATGAGAGGTTGTGATAAGTTCTGTACCTTTTGTGTAGTCCCATTTACTAGAGGGCGTGAAAGAAGTAGAACTATGACTTCAGTATTAAAAGAGGTTGAAGAATTGTCTAACCATAATTTCAAAGAAATTACTTTGTTAGGTCAGAATGTGAACAGTTACAGAAGTGAAGGAAACGATTTTGCAGATTTACTTTCAAAGGTAGCAGATATAAATCCAAATATTAGAATAAGGTATACAACTTCCCACCCTCAAGATATGTCAGATAAGTTGATTGAAACAATGGCATCAAAAAATAACATTTGTAATTATATTCATTTACCAGTACAATCAGGATCAAACAGAGTGTTAAAGTTAATGAATAGAACTTATACCGTTGAACATTATTTAGAAAGAATTGAGAGGATTTATAATATCATTCCTAATGTATCATTATCAACTGATATAATAGCTGGCTTCCCAACAGAGAATGAAGATGATCATAAAAAAACATTAGATCTTGTTAAAAAAGTTAGATACGATGGTGCCTTTATGTTTAAATATTCACCAAGAGAAAATACAAAAGCCTGGGCAATGGGAGATACTGTTGAAGAAGAAGTTAAGACTAGAAGACTAAATGAGATAATTGAATTACAAAGAAGAATATCTGATGAAATAAACAATCAAACTGTGGGTAAAATAGAATTGGTTTTGATTGAAGGTGAGAGCAAAAAAGATTTTAACGAATGGAGGGGCAGAACTGATTCAAATAAGATAGTAATCTTTCCAAAAGGAGATGAGCAAATTGGAGAGTTTGCTTATGTAAAAATAAATCGTGGTAATGCAGCAACACTTTTTGGAAGTACAGTTAATAGTGATGGTACTCCTAAATTTATCCCACTTGAGTTAATGCAAAGCAATTAAAATTTAATTTGGAGAAAAGAATTAATTTTTAGTTAGTATAAAAAAAAAAGCACCTTAATTAATTATTAATGTGCCTTTGTTATATTGTTCAAAATTTTATTTTAATTCAAAAACTGTACCATTCAAATTTAACAAATATCCCTCCTTAGAACTATTAATCTCTAAACAACCTGAGTCTTTTAGTGCTTTAAGAGTTTTTTTCATATTAGTTGTTGTTAATATAAATTCTGGTTCAATTGATAATTCTCCGTTAGAATTTATTGAATTTTTATCAATATCAACATCATCTTTAACAAGTTTTGTAGAATCAAGTGCGGCTTTCAATAACTTTCCATTTTTATCAATACCAATTAATTGCAAAGCTAATTCTTCTTCTGGAGTGTTAGTACCTCCTCTAATTTCAGAAAGTAAAATTTCGTTATCCTTATCTCTATCACCAGTAACAGGAACATTAACTAATGGATAAGAAACTTTTCTAAGTTCTTTTAGAAAAATGGTAAAGCTTTTACTTTCAATTTCTTTTATTGCCCTTTCCATTTTGCTTGAAAGCAATCTTAGTTGAGTAATATCTTCTTGTGGTGTTGGAGAATTCAAAATTAGTTCAGTAATATTCAAATATAATACTGAATCAATAGGAAGTGATTTTAACCAATCCTTAAAAACAACAATACTACCAAATACGTCTCTAAAGTAAGAATTATAACTCCAAGCAGCAATCGCTCTTTCAACAAAAGAGACTGCATCAGAAATTTTTGTTTTGAAATAACAGCTTGTAGGATTAGAAATCAATTCTGAATTAGAAGAAGAAACAGCTAATGCACAAGCAAACGAAATTGTCTGACTTTGTCTTATTAAGTAATCATTTACATCCGTCGGTTGTGACGGTGAACTTAAGAGGTAAGAGAATGATGCCATAAAAGTAATAAAGTATTATAAATTACATGTAATGTTGAAAATTTAATTTGAACAAGAAAAATCTATCAAATATTTTGAACTAAATAAATTAAAAAGTATTCTAACAAAACTTAATTCATAATTTTGCAAGTTAATTAATTAATCTTTATTAAAAAAATTTAATTATTCACAAATAATAATTTTTTGTAACAGATAATAATTTGAATTACTTCCAAAGAAAAGTTTTCCATTTATTTGTAACTCATTATAATATCATGAACAAGGGCTTTGAACAAAATATTAATAATGATAAAAATCTAGATTCTATTCAGATTGAATTACCTGAAAAAATTGAAACAGATTTGAAGGTTTTGTCTGAAAATAAAAGTAAAACTTATAATATGAGAGCAATTGCAATTTTATGTGTCCTGCTCAGCAGTGCAGGAATTGCAGTATTTAAACCAAATACTGTAAGTAATCTAATTTCTGGTGAAGGTGATAAAACTGCCATAAGTAGAGCATTAAATACAAGCAAAACTTTAGTTTCAGAAAAAAATAAAACCCAACATAAAGCTGCTAAATCTTTGGCTATTAGTGATGAGTCTATTAATTCAAAAAATAAATTATATAGTGGGGTTAGTTTAGCACCGTTAGTAATGGAAAGGTTACCTATTAGAGATACAATTTACACTACAGGAAATGAGTATTTAGATGTAAATCTCTCAAATCAAACAGTTACTGTAATTAATAGAGACGGTACAAAGAATAAATTTTTGATTTCAAGTGGTACACCATACATAAGTGGTGGAATGGCAACACCTTCAGGAATTTTTACAGTGCAAAATAAAACTCCAATGGCTTTGAGCAAGCAGTTTCATAATGCAAAACTTCATTTTTGGATTGGAGTTCAAGGTGGAGTTGGTTTTCATGGGTTAGATGGAAGTGGTTATTATTGGAATCTTGGTAAAAGACCTTCTTCACATGGTTGCATCAGAATGGCTCGAAATGAGATTAAAGAGATGTACTCTTTAGTTCATGAAGGGTCAATCATAAAAGTCCATAATGGTGAGCCAGCAAGAGTTGTAGCATTCTGTGATAAATCTGACACAATGAATGCAATTTTAATTGATAGTGCCTCTGTTTACAATCGCAAACTTGGGTTAGACAGGTATAATATGCTAATGAAAGGAGAGTATTGGACTAATCCAATTCCAAGAATAGTACATAAATCCCCACAAAGAGTTAGATGGGGTATGCCTATTGGTAAAGCAGTAGAAATTCCAGCTCAAAAGCTACCAGATAACTTAAGGATTTATAACAAGTTGAGTAGTAAATCTAGTATTGTTTGGTTAGATAATTTATTTGTAAATAAAAAATCAATTATTAGTAAATTACCTAAGCCTAAAATTATTATTGGTGCTCAAGATGATGATTCAATACCTGAAGTTATTCAACCTTAATTAATTGCAAATTTAAAAAAAACAGGGAATTGTTATTGATGATAGAGTTTTTAAATTTAATTAAATAATAGCTTTGACAAAATTCATAAACTTAATGATACAAAAACTAATTTGGCTTTAATCCTTCAATCATATTTTTAAAAACATCTTCAGTGATAATTTTTACACCTAAAGAATTTGCTTTTATAAGTTTTGAACCTGCATCTAATCCTACAATAAGTAAATCAGTTTTTTTACTAACACTTGAACTTGTTTTACCTCCAAATTCTTCAATAAGTGCTGAAGCTTTTTCCCTTGAATAATGCATTAAAGTTCCAGTTAAAACAATAGTCTTCCCAAAGAAAGGAGAATTTATAGAATCTATATTTTTTTTCATTTCATTCTCAAAATTCAGTCCACTTTCTTTAAGTCTATTAATAATTTTAATATTAGTATCATTTGAGAAAAATCTAATTACTGATTCAGCAATTTTCACCCCAATTTCATTGGTAGAAACTAATTGATCAAACGTGGCTTCAATCAACGAGTTTAAAGAACCGAATTCATAGGATAAAATTTTAGCTACAGTTGAACCTACGTGCCTAATACCTAATGCAAATAATACTTTTGCAAATGGTTTATTTTTACTTTCATTAATGCCATTTAACAAATTCTCAATACTTTTTATACCCCATCTTTCTAATTCTAAAATCTGTTTTTTTTTACTTTCTAAATCATAAATATCTGCATAAGTTTCGAGTAATCCTAGCTCAACAAATTGATCAACAACCTTTTCACCAAGACCTTCAATGTCTAGTGCTGCTCTAGATGAGAAGTGAGATATTCTTCCTTTAATTTGACTTGGACAATCTGGATTTTCACAGTAAAAATTTACTTCACCATCGGGTCTTGTTAGTAATGTTTCAAAATGACAAGGGCAATGTGTTGGAAAAGAAAACTGAATAGAATTTACATTACGTTCAGAAATTACAACTTCACTTACTTTAGGAATAACATCTCCACCTTTTTCAATAACAACTGTATCGCCAATTCGAATATCTTTTAAAATAATAAAGTCTGAGTTATTCAAAGTCGCCCTTCTGATTGTTGATCCTGAAAGTAAAATAGGTTCAAGCTCCGCAACAGGAGTTATTGTCCCAAGCCTACCAACTTGAAATGTAATACCTTTTAGTTTTGTAGTTGTTTTTTTTGATGAAAATTTGTAGGCAATTGCCCATCTTGGGGCTTTGGAAACAAATCCTAATTCATCTTGATGTTTTAATGAATCAATTTTAATAACTACACCATCAATTTCATATTCTAATTCATCTCTTTTATTTTCCCATTCATCACAATAATCTAAAACTTCAAATATTGATTTACAAACACGAGAATGAGGATTAGTGGGTACACCAATTTCTTTTAGAATCTTTAAATTCTCAGAATGAGATTTTAATTCTATATTTTCTGAATAAAGGTAATAACCAAACATTGATAAAGGTCTTGATGCAACAATGGTGGAATCTAGCATTTTTAATGTACCAGAAGCTGAATTTCTTGGGTTTGCAAAAAGTTTTTCACCAATTAACTCTCTTTCAGAATTCATTAAGTAAAAGTCATTTTTTTTAATGAAAATCTCACCTCGAATTTCAAAATCATCTAGAATATAATCATAAACTTTAAAGTTATTGATAGATAAAGGAATTGATTTTATAGTTTTAACATTATTTGTTATTTCTTCACCTTCTTCACCATTTCCACGAGTAACCGCTTGATAGAATTTACCTTTTTCATAATGAATACTTACTGCAACCCCATCAATTTTCAGTTCAGCGGAATAGGAATAGTTCTCATCACCTAATATATTTTTTACTCGACTATCAAAATTCAAAACTTCTTCTCTACTGTAAGTATTCCCTAAAGATAACATAGGTCTTTTATGAGAAACTTGCGCGAAAGAATTTGTAATATCAGAACCTACTAGTTGAGTTGGAGAATCAATTGAAAAATATTCTGGATTTTCTTCTTCAAGTTTTACAAGTTCAGCTATCAACAAATCATATTCCAAATCAGAAATATTTGGATTGTTTTTAAGGTAATAATTATCATTTGCTATGTTTATTTGAATTTTAAGAAAGTTAATTCGATCAGTTATAATTTTAGAAAACATATTTGTTACTATATATTAAATGTATTTAAAAAATTTTTGTTAGTTGTGTTTAGTTTTTTTTTTTTAGGTTTGAAGTTCGTAAATTGTGAGAAATTGTATCTTAAAGTAATTTTATGCAAAATTGTATTCAAAATTAAAGTTAAAATACATAACATACTTAACTGAAAAATTAAAAATAAAATATATTTCTACGTAATTAATTAAATTTAATTATAAACTTATTAAAGCTTATGAAGTTAAGATTAAATCTTAGTTTGACTTTATTAATGGTATTGTTTACCATTGCAAATGTTAAAGCACAAAATTTTACTCCAGGATCTCCTGATTCTAGATTTGCACAATCTAGATTGGTTGGAGAAAATATGAAATCACATCAAACTCCAGTTTTTATTCAGAACAATGGACAATGGGATAATTCAGCTCGTTATCTTTTAAAAAGTGAAGGCTTAAATTTTTGGGTAACAAACACAGGAGTCGTTTATGATATGTATAATAACATAACACCTCAATCAACTGAAAGCATTGCAAGAAAATTTGCATCTGGTAAAGTTGACCAAAGTGGTACTGTTGGTCATATCATCAAAATGAATTTCCTTGGTGCTTCAAAAGATGCAAAAGTAATTGGTTTTGATAAGCAAACTGGTGTTCATAATTACTTTATCGGTTGTGATAGAAGTAAATATGCCACAAATGTTCCACTTTTTTCTCAAACATCAATTGAAAATTTGTATAAGGGAATTTCAGTTAAAGTTTATGCTGAAAGTAATAAACCAAGATACGATATCTTAGTTGCACCTAATTCAGATCCTTCTAAGGTTCGTTTGAATTTTGATGGTGCAGATGGATTGTATGTAACAAAAGAAGGCGATTTGGCAATAACTACATCGTTAGGTACTATTCGTCAAGTTGGTTTGTTTGCATATCAAAATGTGAATGGTTTAAATAAAAAAATTGATTGTCGATTTGTGAAAAACAATAACAATGAAGTAATTTTTTCATTGGGCAATTATGATAAATCAAAGGAATTAGTAATAGATCCACTATGGTACTCTCAAAGTATTGGGAATGCAGGGGGAAGTACAATATCTCCTTATAGTGATATAGAAACTGATGCAGCTGGGAATGTTTACATTGCTGGAGGCACAAATGATCCATCATTCCCTTCAACTTCAGGAGCATATAATAATAATCCTCCACAAGCTTTAGCAAATAGTGCTGGAGGTTATGATGCATTTGTAGCAAAGTTTGGACCTAATGGAAATTCTTTAGTGTATGCAACATTTATTGGTGGTAATGGAGTTGATATAGCTTTTGGTTTGGCAATTAATCCTTCTGGTGAAGTTTATGTATGTGGTGGAACAACATCAACAACAAACTTAGCTTTAGGAGCAACTAACAACTTCCCAACTGCTCCTTCCTTGCCAACAGTATTAGCACCTTATAGAGCTACTAATAACCCAAGTGTAGGTGCTTCAGTTGTTACTGCCCAACCTGCTGGTTTTGGCATTCTTGCAACTGCAGGTGCTTCAAATACAACAGATGCTTTCGTTGTAAAATTAAATGCATCAGGTAGTGTACCTTTATATTCAAGCGTTATTGGAGGTCGAGGTGAAGCTAATATTTTGGGTGGAGGAAATCTTCCTACAACTGATATAGCTTATGATATTGCTATTGATCCTTCAAACGCTAATGTTGTTGCTTTTACAGGTGAAACATATTTTGATGTTGTAATTCCTACCTTAGCAACGAATGCTAACCCAATAATTGCAACTGCTCATACTAATGGATCGGGTGGTGATGCTGGTCGTAGAGCAGCATTATCAGATCCTTTCGGTTTGACAAATATGCCGATTGCATATCCAACTACAAATAATGCTTACATGCCAGGACCAAATTTTTCATTTACAACTGTAGGGTTGAATACAAGGTATATAAGTGATGATGCATTTTTGAGTAAACTTGATTTAAATGGTGGTTCTGCTGGTTTAGTTTATTCTACTTTTATTGGTACTACTCATAACACAACTACTGCCCCAGCACCAAGTGCTGGAAATGCTGCAACAACATTCTTTGCAACAACAGTAGTGGCAGCAATGACAAATCCATTAATACCTGGATTGACATCACCACCTGGCGGATCATTCTTTGCATCTGACCCAAGAGGATCAAACAGTGCAACTTATGGCAATTTAATTCCAGAAATAGGTTATGGTATAGCCTTTGGTTCAAATGGAGTAGTTTTTGTTGGTGGTATTATGGGAAATGTTGGAACTTTGCCCGCAAATACAGCTGGTGCAACTGGTGGAAATCATATAGTTCCTAATGGGATATTTTTAGCAAATGGTGCAGATAATAATTTTAATACTTTTGGTACTTCTGAAGGATTTTATATCAAAATTAACACCAATACTATTTTAGGTGGAACCTCTGGTGGTTCTTTAATGAATTGGTCTTATATAGGTGGTAGTGGTAATGAACAAATTTATGATATAGCAATTGATGGTGCTAATAATATTTATTTAACAGGTCAATCTGATAATGCATCTAATTGGGGACTAAATTGGGCAACCCCTCCTTGCGTTCCAGGTTCAACATCCGCAATTGGTAACTCAATTTTACATGGACCTTCAGATGCTTTTGTTGTAAAATTAAACACTACAATTAGCGGTTCTGGAGCTGCAGCTCCTAACATAGGTTATTATACTTTCATTGGAGGTTCAGGCAATGATGCGGGTTATGGCATTAGAGTAGATGCTAGCAATCAAGCTCACATTTCTGGAGTAACTGCATCAACAGATTTTCCAACAACTGCTCCAGATGATTATATTTCTGCTGCAAACTTTATAGACGTTATTCGCCATACAGCTCCTCTAAGGGGAAATACAGATGCATTTGCAACTAAATTAGATGTTGGAGGATGTATTTGTTATTCAACTATAATAAGTGGAACTGGTGGTGGTGTTTTGCCTGCAGTTGTAAACGGTCCAGTACCAGAGACTGGTTATGGAGTTGCCTTGGATATAAATGGAAATATGATTATTCTTGGTAATACAAGTGGTGCAGGGAATAGCTTATTTTATAATACTCCACCATCAGTTACTCCTGTTCCTAACTTAGCAAATACAGTTCGTGGAGCAAATGAAGCGTTTATTACAAAGCTTTATCCAGCAGATATACAATTAGCAAGTATTCGGGCAAATCCTGCATTAGTTGCTCCTCTTCCAGCTGGATTAGGACCAATTCCAGCTGCAGATTGTCCGCAACCAATTGTACCTTTAGTTCAAAACGCAACATTGATTTCTCCAAGATATTGTGTTGATCAATACATGCGTGTTACTTGGCAATCATCAGGTTGTTTGAAGAAATTTGAAATAGAACTTTCTAGTGATTGTGGAGCAACTTGGCCAACTGGTTTAGTAATAACACCATCAGGTGGTGTAGATGTTTCAACTGGATTAGCAAATGGTTTGCCAGTTGCAGTTCCTGGAACATCTGGTGATTTGATTACTTCACAAACTTCAATTCCAGCAACAATTGCTAATGATCAATTCGTTGGTGTTAGATATAATTGTTATACTTATGACTGGAAAATTCGTGATGCAGTTGTACCAATAGGACAAGTTTGTGGTCAAAATTATAAAATTAGAATCCGTTCTGGGGATAATGCATATTTGGCTAATAACGTAGTACTTGGTGATACTTTACCAAATCTATTACCAAATAATAATACATTTACAATTTGTCGTAGACCAATTATAACGAGTGTATCTGCAACATCTTCTAGAGTTTGCCCAAATAGTTCTTCAGATTTAGTACCAATAGTTCCTATTGCTACTCCTCCTTGTGCTACTCCAATTGCACCTGGACCAGAAATGGCGTCAGTTTGGGATATATCATTAGGACCAAATAGTGCAGTTGTACCTGGAGATCCAAATCCAGATAATTGGTGTTGGACAGTAATGGGGAATTCACAGAATACAACAAATCCGTATGTAGCTCAGCCGTTTACATTCAGACCTTGTAATGTTGCATTAGGTAATTCAGGAATAGGGGGTGCGTTATTAACAATAAGTCCAACTCTTTCTTTGGTATCTTGTAATACAACAGCTTCAGCTGGAGCTGCATGTATTGGAATTACTGCTATTAATATGAACACTA
Above is a window of Chlorobiota bacterium DNA encoding:
- the ligA gene encoding NAD-dependent DNA ligase LigA, with product MFSKIITDRINFLKIQINIANDNYYLKNNPNISDLEYDLLIAELVKLEEENPEYFSIDSPTQLVGSDITNSFAQVSHKRPMLSLGNTYSREEVLNFDSRVKNILGDENYSYSAELKIDGVAVSIHYEKGKFYQAVTRGNGEEGEEITNNVKTIKSIPLSINNFKVYDYILDDFEIRGEIFIKKNDFYLMNSERELIGEKLFANPRNSASGTLKMLDSTIVASRPLSMFGYYLYSENIELKSHSENLKILKEIGVPTNPHSRVCKSIFEVLDYCDEWENKRDELEYEIDGVVIKIDSLKHQDELGFVSKAPRWAIAYKFSSKKTTTKLKGITFQVGRLGTITPVAELEPILLSGSTIRRATLNNSDFIILKDIRIGDTVVIEKGGDVIPKVSEVVISERNVNSIQFSFPTHCPCHFETLLTRPDGEVNFYCENPDCPSQIKGRISHFSSRAALDIEGLGEKVVDQFVELGLLETYADIYDLESKKKQILELERWGIKSIENLLNGINESKNKPFAKVLFALGIRHVGSTVAKILSYEFGSLNSLIEATFDQLVSTNEIGVKIAESVIRFFSNDTNIKIINRLKESGLNFENEMKKNIDSINSPFFGKTIVLTGTLMHYSREKASALIEEFGGKTSSSVSKKTDLLIVGLDAGSKLIKANSLGVKIITEDVFKNMIEGLKPN
- the polX gene encoding DNA polymerase/3'-5' exonuclease PolX, which translates into the protein MTSRELSDILSEMETLLILHGENEFKATAYNRASRALSMTQIDIQQAVENATLLLIPGIGKSIAGEIADIVISGESVQLNNLLKKTPSGILDILKIRGLGAKKVKTLWNELQIESIGELEYACMENRISTLKGFGIKSQNKILEGLNDLKNNSGKLRLDAATVISELLLENFLKIQGVIQCSIAGSVRRGAEEVDSLIFVIECENISNFIENLSKLENVTDVQSNLNSSHFILDNDVKVKIRFAEKGNFYGVLHGYTGASDYYFMISIPLKDHGFDLKDDGIYQDNLLIKINSEEEIFSKAKMQFIIPELREGIEEVRFAIDNKIPEKFITLDDIQGMFHVHSNWSDGENSLDEIANHCVKNNWKYILLCDHSKAAFYANGLNEKRLLEQSKAIDEINKRYDPSVFKMLKGIECDILSEGRMDFDDDVLASLDSVVGSIHSIFNLSKEAQTDRLCNALENKYVTILGHPTGRLILSRKGYDIDFQTVIDTAAKNNKSIELNASPYRLDMNWRMIKYARKKGVKIAINTDAHSIKGYDVLRYGITMGRKGWLTKNDILNSMTKEEFLKFAKK
- a CDS encoding L,D-transpeptidase gives rise to the protein MNKGFEQNINNDKNLDSIQIELPEKIETDLKVLSENKSKTYNMRAIAILCVLLSSAGIAVFKPNTVSNLISGEGDKTAISRALNTSKTLVSEKNKTQHKAAKSLAISDESINSKNKLYSGVSLAPLVMERLPIRDTIYTTGNEYLDVNLSNQTVTVINRDGTKNKFLISSGTPYISGGMATPSGIFTVQNKTPMALSKQFHNAKLHFWIGVQGGVGFHGLDGSGYYWNLGKRPSSHGCIRMARNEIKEMYSLVHEGSIIKVHNGEPARVVAFCDKSDTMNAILIDSASVYNRKLGLDRYNMLMKGEYWTNPIPRIVHKSPQRVRWGMPIGKAVEIPAQKLPDNLRIYNKLSSKSSIVWLDNLFVNKKSIISKLPKPKIIIGAQDDDSIPEVIQP
- the miaB gene encoding tRNA (N6-isopentenyl adenosine(37)-C2)-methylthiotransferase MiaB, with amino-acid sequence MELYNLSIINKKSKKVYIETYGCQMNESDSEIVLSVMGKDGFEKTNEIDLADVILINTCAIRDNAEQRIHGRLKNIKFYKKQNPKLVVGVLGCMAERMRRDLLEVEDVVDIVIGPDEYRALPDLVNEAFNGQKGIAVKLSRVETYDDITPVRTEGISGWISIMRGCDKFCTFCVVPFTRGRERSRTMTSVLKEVEELSNHNFKEITLLGQNVNSYRSEGNDFADLLSKVADINPNIRIRYTTSHPQDMSDKLIETMASKNNICNYIHLPVQSGSNRVLKLMNRTYTVEHYLERIERIYNIIPNVSLSTDIIAGFPTENEDDHKKTLDLVKKVRYDGAFMFKYSPRENTKAWAMGDTVEEEVKTRRLNEIIELQRRISDEINNQTVGKIELVLIEGESKKDFNEWRGRTDSNKIVIFPKGDEQIGEFAYVKINRGNAATLFGSTVNSDGTPKFIPLELMQSN